From Chloroflexota bacterium, a single genomic window includes:
- a CDS encoding cysteine synthase family protein, with protein sequence MAVDPVIDRHPTLQLIGRTPLVETRLFRDRYPRARVFAKVEAFNPGGSIKDRPVARMLADAQARGDLRPGQTILDSSSGNAGIAYAMIGGLLGHDVEIVMPDNASRERVQRITAHGARIRFTDAILGYDEAMREVQRRHEAAPERYYFADQYSNESNWQAHYDGTASEILAQAPPDITHFVAGVGTGGTITGVARRFDEVSPDVRIVCATPPEFPGIEGLKPMGPDHLVPAILDATLIDTWVDIDVDKAREFSVQLAAEGLFVGQSAGAYMYAVETVLADDPDAVVVTLFPDAGDRYFSTGLWDVAPTLASP encoded by the coding sequence ATGGCAGTAGACCCGGTGATCGACCGGCATCCCACTCTGCAGCTCATTGGCCGCACGCCGCTGGTTGAAACCCGCCTCTTCCGGGATCGCTATCCGAGAGCAAGGGTCTTTGCCAAGGTGGAGGCCTTCAATCCGGGCGGGTCGATCAAGGATCGCCCCGTCGCGCGCATGCTGGCCGACGCGCAGGCGCGCGGCGACCTTCGCCCCGGTCAAACCATCCTCGACTCGTCGTCGGGCAACGCGGGCATCGCCTACGCGATGATCGGCGGGCTCCTGGGGCACGACGTCGAGATCGTGATGCCCGACAACGCCAGCCGGGAGCGCGTGCAGCGCATCACGGCGCATGGCGCGCGCATTCGCTTCACCGACGCCATCCTGGGCTACGACGAGGCCATGCGTGAGGTCCAGCGCCGCCATGAAGCGGCCCCCGAGCGCTACTACTTCGCCGACCAGTACAGCAACGAATCGAACTGGCAGGCGCATTACGACGGCACGGCGAGCGAGATCCTGGCCCAGGCCCCGCCCGACATCACGCATTTCGTCGCGGGCGTCGGCACCGGCGGCACGATCACCGGCGTCGCGCGCCGATTCGACGAGGTATCCCCCGACGTGCGGATCGTGTGCGCCACTCCACCGGAGTTTCCGGGTATCGAGGGCTTGAAACCCATGGGGCCCGACCACCTCGTACCGGCAATCCTCGACGCCACGCTGATCGACACCTGGGTCGATATCGACGTGGACAAGGCTCGCGAGTTTTCCGTGCAACTGGCGGCCGAGGGACTCTTCGTCGGGCAATCGGCCGGCGCCTACATGTATGCGGTCGAAACCGTGCTCGCGGACGACCCGGACGCCGTGGTGGTGACGTTGTTTCCCGATGCCGGCGATCGCTACTTCAGCACCGGACTCTGGGACGTGGCGCCGACGCTCGCGAGCCCGTGA
- a CDS encoding ABC transporter ATP-binding protein, with product MPVIEVQDLRKAYDDVKAVDGVSFTVEIGEVFGMLGPNGAGKTTTVEIMEGLRPRDSGAVQVLGLDPGRDAGDLKRKIGVQLQQVSLYPRLRVAEVIELFASFYGRAGVADHLLALLGLEERRRAFVKDLSGGQQQRLSVALAMVNDPPIIFLDEPTTGMDPQARRSLWETIEQFKAEGRTVLLTTHYMEEAERLCDRVAVMDHGRIIAMETPEALVRTHFAEDAIEFSQRDGLTEADIESLPAVVNASIQGDRVSMFSDDVPASMAALLHLGRERGEPIQNLRLRRATLEDVFLKLTGRTLRD from the coding sequence ATGCCCGTCATCGAAGTCCAAGATCTCCGCAAGGCCTACGACGACGTCAAGGCCGTCGACGGCGTCTCATTCACGGTCGAGATCGGTGAGGTCTTCGGCATGCTCGGGCCGAACGGCGCGGGCAAGACCACGACGGTCGAGATCATGGAAGGGCTGCGCCCGCGCGATTCCGGAGCGGTGCAGGTGCTGGGTCTGGACCCGGGACGCGATGCCGGCGACCTCAAGCGCAAGATTGGCGTCCAACTGCAGCAGGTGTCGCTCTACCCGCGGTTGCGCGTGGCCGAGGTGATCGAGCTCTTCGCCTCGTTCTACGGACGGGCGGGCGTAGCCGACCATCTTCTGGCGCTCCTGGGCCTGGAGGAGCGGCGCCGCGCGTTCGTCAAGGACCTGTCCGGCGGACAACAGCAGCGGCTATCGGTAGCGCTCGCGATGGTCAACGACCCGCCGATCATCTTTCTCGACGAGCCGACCACCGGCATGGACCCACAGGCCCGGCGGAGCCTGTGGGAAACCATCGAGCAGTTCAAGGCCGAAGGCCGCACGGTGCTGCTGACCACGCACTACATGGAGGAGGCCGAGCGCCTCTGCGATCGCGTGGCCGTGATGGACCACGGCCGCATCATCGCCATGGAAACGCCCGAAGCTCTCGTGCGGACGCATTTCGCCGAGGACGCGATCGAGTTCAGCCAGCGCGACGGTCTGACCGAAGCCGACATCGAGTCGCTCCCCGCGGTGGTGAACGCGTCCATCCAGGGCGACCGCGTGAGCATGTTCAGCGACGACGTGCCGGCGTCGATGGCGGCGCTGCTGCACCTTGGTCGGGAGCGTGGCGAGCCGATTCAGAACCTGCGGCTGCGCCGGGCCACGCTTGAAGACGTGTTCCTCAAGCTCACCGGACGGACGTTGCGAGATTGA
- a CDS encoding ABC transporter permease — MRALAQLTLANTREFARDRAALFWTFAFPLLFVLIFGLVFGRDTATRYEIGLVNGDQSPQAGVLVDTLRAMDAFDLSRGSLTDEIASLEDGDRRAVIAIPSGWGASIDAGSPMSVDIHYDETRQSSQQVVVPVILQAFEVVDRTLTRSQPVVRPAFQTLRSERLSTIDFIVPGIVAFSVMNAGVFGAVNIVSLRERRVLRRLQATPVSRLTLVSADLILRMVLVLAQSAILIIVGRLVFDIRLNSDPGSLAALAGVVVLGGLAFLAIGFFLGSFTKTEQGFFPVAQVVTFPMMFISGVFFPLEFMPDWLRPVINVLPLTHLAEATRQLMIGGATSIPMGISVAAMAAYLVVFVALAVRLFRWE, encoded by the coding sequence TTGAGAGCCCTCGCTCAGCTCACGCTGGCTAACACGCGCGAGTTCGCGCGGGATCGGGCCGCCCTCTTCTGGACGTTCGCGTTTCCGCTGCTCTTCGTCTTGATCTTCGGCCTGGTATTCGGCCGCGACACCGCCACGCGATACGAAATCGGCCTGGTCAATGGGGATCAATCGCCGCAGGCCGGCGTGCTCGTCGACACGCTGAGGGCGATGGACGCGTTCGACTTGTCGCGGGGCAGCTTGACCGACGAAATTGCCAGCTTGGAGGACGGTGATCGCCGCGCGGTGATCGCGATCCCGAGTGGATGGGGCGCGTCGATTGACGCCGGTTCCCCAATGTCGGTTGACATCCACTATGACGAGACGCGGCAGAGCAGCCAGCAGGTCGTGGTGCCGGTGATTCTGCAAGCGTTCGAGGTGGTGGATCGCACGCTCACGCGGAGCCAGCCGGTCGTGCGCCCGGCGTTTCAGACCCTTCGGAGCGAGCGGCTGTCGACCATCGACTTCATCGTGCCCGGCATCGTGGCTTTCAGCGTGATGAACGCGGGCGTGTTCGGCGCGGTGAATATTGTGTCGCTGCGCGAGCGGCGCGTGCTGCGCCGGCTGCAAGCGACGCCCGTGTCCCGGCTCACGCTTGTGAGCGCCGATTTGATCCTGCGCATGGTCCTGGTGCTGGCGCAGTCCGCCATTCTCATCATCGTCGGGCGCTTGGTGTTCGACATTCGGCTCAACAGCGACCCCGGGTCGCTGGCTGCGCTGGCGGGCGTGGTGGTGCTTGGAGGCCTCGCCTTCCTCGCCATTGGGTTCTTCCTCGGTTCGTTCACCAAGACCGAGCAGGGATTCTTTCCGGTGGCGCAGGTTGTGACGTTTCCGATGATGTTCATCTCAGGCGTCTTCTTCCCACTGGAGTTCATGCCGGATTGGCTGCGGCCGGTGATCAACGTGCTCCCGCTGACGCATCTGGCCGAGGCCACGCGCCAGTTGATGATCGGCGGCGCGACCAGCATTCCCATGGGAATCTCCGTGGCGGCCATGGCGGCCTACCTGGTCGTGTTCGTGGCGCTGGCGGTGCGCCTGTTTCGCTGGGAGTAG